The proteins below are encoded in one region of Segatella copri:
- a CDS encoding GAF domain-containing protein yields MAEHLIIKGETKEELYATLLPQLKSLIEGENDIIANMANISACIMDTFHFWWVGFYRVIDGTLVLGPFQGPLACTRIKRGKGVCGTAWDKAETIVVEDVEKFPGHIACSSASRSEIVVPVIRNGEVIAVLDIDSEHLSTFDDIDKNWLEKVAELFT; encoded by the coding sequence ATGGCAGAACATCTTATTATAAAAGGAGAAACGAAGGAGGAACTTTACGCTACCCTCCTCCCTCAGCTTAAGTCGCTCATAGAGGGCGAAAACGACATCATCGCCAATATGGCGAATATTTCAGCATGCATCATGGACACCTTCCACTTCTGGTGGGTGGGCTTCTACCGGGTCATCGACGGAACTCTTGTGCTGGGTCCTTTCCAGGGACCGCTGGCCTGCACCCGCATCAAAAGGGGCAAGGGTGTTTGCGGAACGGCTTGGGATAAAGCGGAGACCATCGTGGTAGAAGATGTAGAGAAATTTCCAGGTCACATCGCCTGTAGCAGTGCCTCCCGTTCAGAGATAGTAGTGCCTGTTATCAGGAATGGTGAGGTAATCGCCGTACTGGATATTGACAGCGAACACCTCAGCACCTTCGATGATATTGATAAGAATTGGCTGGAGAAGGTAGCAGAACTGTTCACCTGA
- a CDS encoding glycoside hydrolase family 28 protein, whose product MNTKTILMAMTCLCAFNSLQGNAQVAGENTLVATAIEQRRVTLRDSILNHISGAKIAEKSLQIKNFGARNDGKTDCRAAFAKAIKKASVMKGAKIVVPAGTYYIKGPIVLASNICLELQKGATLKFAPEEKYYPIVNTSWEGTFLYNYSPLIYAYGCKNVSIIGEGTIDGNAMTTFAKWKPNQKKAQQLSRKMNHEEVPVSERKFGEGYWLRPQLVQLYNCQGITLEGVKIINSPFWCIHLLKSENIICRNLRYDAKLINNDGLDPECSRNILIEGIAFNNGDDNVAIKSGRDNDGWNAKMPSENIIIRNCHFKGLHAVVIGSEMSSGVRNVIVENCDYAGYCKRGIFIKTNPDRGGFVENVFVKNCTFGDVEDLFYVTSRYAGEGQTNHHFSTVKNIFVDGLKCNNVSAAALVLQGTEAKPVTNVSFDKIEVKNAKTGISFENVLGVNMGECSIGGKVGTPTQDTPKDKVFERNNK is encoded by the coding sequence ATGAATACAAAAACTATTTTAATGGCTATGACTTGCCTTTGTGCATTCAACAGCCTTCAGGGAAATGCTCAGGTAGCAGGAGAAAATACTTTGGTTGCTACTGCGATTGAGCAGCGAAGAGTCACTCTTCGTGACAGTATATTGAATCATATTTCCGGTGCAAAGATTGCTGAGAAATCATTGCAGATCAAGAATTTCGGAGCCAGGAACGATGGAAAGACCGATTGCCGTGCTGCCTTTGCCAAAGCCATCAAGAAGGCTTCGGTGATGAAGGGTGCCAAGATTGTGGTGCCTGCGGGTACCTATTATATTAAGGGACCTATCGTACTGGCAAGCAATATCTGTCTGGAACTGCAGAAGGGAGCTACCCTGAAGTTTGCGCCAGAAGAGAAGTACTATCCTATCGTTAATACCAGTTGGGAGGGAACTTTCCTCTACAACTATTCTCCTCTCATCTATGCCTATGGCTGTAAGAATGTTTCTATCATTGGCGAGGGAACCATCGACGGCAACGCTATGACTACCTTTGCCAAGTGGAAGCCTAATCAGAAGAAAGCGCAGCAGTTGAGCCGCAAGATGAATCACGAGGAAGTGCCTGTAAGTGAGCGCAAGTTTGGAGAAGGCTACTGGCTTCGTCCTCAGCTCGTTCAGCTCTACAACTGCCAGGGCATTACCCTGGAAGGCGTGAAGATTATCAATTCTCCTTTCTGGTGCATTCATCTCCTAAAGAGTGAGAATATCATCTGTCGTAATTTGCGATATGATGCCAAGCTTATCAATAACGACGGTCTTGATCCAGAGTGTTCCCGAAACATCCTGATAGAGGGCATTGCTTTTAATAATGGTGACGACAACGTGGCCATCAAGAGCGGACGTGACAATGATGGCTGGAATGCCAAGATGCCATCAGAGAACATCATCATCCGCAACTGTCATTTCAAGGGCTTGCATGCGGTGGTTATCGGCAGCGAAATGTCTTCTGGTGTAAGAAACGTAATCGTAGAGAACTGTGATTATGCTGGCTATTGCAAGCGTGGAATCTTTATCAAGACCAATCCTGATCGTGGCGGTTTTGTGGAGAATGTATTTGTAAAAAACTGTACGTTTGGTGATGTGGAGGATCTCTTCTACGTAACCAGCCGTTATGCAGGTGAGGGACAGACAAACCATCATTTCTCTACCGTGAAGAATATCTTCGTGGATGGTTTGAAGTGTAACAACGTGAGTGCTGCAGCCTTGGTTTTGCAGGGTACAGAGGCTAAGCCTGTTACTAATGTTTCATTCGACAAGATTGAAGTAAAAAATGCTAAGACAGGCATCAGCTTCGAGAATGTGCTGGGTGTGAACATGGGTGAATGCAGCATAGGCGGCAAGGTGGGAACTCCTACCCAGGATACTCCAAAGGATAAAGTTTTCGAAAGAAATAACAAGTAA